From one Cydia strobilella chromosome 24, ilCydStro3.1, whole genome shotgun sequence genomic stretch:
- the LOC134751999 gene encoding UDP-glucose 6-dehydrogenase, with protein sequence MVIKKICCLGAGYVGGPTCSVIALKCPDIQVTVCDKSIDRINQWNSEKLPIYEPGLDDVVKECRGRNLFFSTDIATSIQEADLIFISVNTPTKTIGNGKGRAADLKYIEGAARMIADIATSNKIVVEKSTVPVKAAEIIMKILRANTKPGVNYQILSNPEFLAEGTAIVDLVEADRVLIGGEDTPEGQRAVQELCWVYEHWIPAKNILTTNTWSSELSKLAANAFLAQRISSINSLTAVCEATGADVSEVARAVGRDSRIGPKFLEASVGFGGSCFQKDILNLIYLCECLNLPEVAAYWQQVISLNDYQKTRFTRKVIESLFNTVSDKKIAILGFSFKKNTGDTRESPAILVSKTLLDEGAKLHIYDPKVEKEQMLYELTHPSVTSEPESVKKNVEIHDSAYSAVTGAHAIVLCTEWDEFKELDYKKIFDVMMKPAYLFDGRKILDHDALLEIGFHVQTIGKRLSRSSSIRAQGSQTS encoded by the coding sequence ATGGTGATTAAAAAGATTTGCTGTTTGGGAGCGGGGTACGTCGGCGGGCCTACCTGCAGTGTTATTGCTCTAAAGTGCCCGGACATCCAAGTGACTGTGTGCGATAAAAGTATAGATCGTATAAACCAGTGGAATTCGGAGAAATTACCGATTTATGAGCCCGGGTTAGACGATGTCGTGAAAGAATGCAGGGGGCGGAATCTATTCTTTTCTACGGACATCGCGACCAGTATCCAGGAAGCCGATCTAATATTCATCTCTGTCAACACTCCTACGAAGACTATCGGTAATGGAAAAGGTCGCGCCGCGGATTTGAAGTATATAGAAGGCGCTGCACGTATGATCGCCGATATAGCCACTAGTAACAAGATAGTGGTCGAAAAAAGCACTGTACCGGTTAAAGCTGCCGAGATCATAATGAAAATATTGCGCGCGAACACTAAACCTGGTGTCAACTACCAAATATTGTCTAATCCGGAGTTCCTGGCTGAAGGTACGGCTATAGTTGACTTGGTAGAAGCGGACCGAGTCCTGATCGGTGGTGAAGACACACCGGAAGGACAGAGAGCTGTGCAGGAGCTCTGCTGGGTGTACGAGCATTGGATACCTGCTAAGAACATTCTGACAACCAACACTTGGAGTTCCGAGCTCTCTAAACTAGCCGCTAATGCTTTTCTTGCTCAAAGAATCTCTAGTATCAATTCTCTGACAGCCGTCTGCGAAGCTACCGGGGCTGATGTGTCAGAGGTAGCCAGGGCTGTCGGTAGAGACTCTAGAATCGGTCCCAAGTTCCTAGAAGCCTCCGTCGGCTTCGGAGGCAGCTGCTTCCAAAAAGACATCCTCAATCTAATCTATTTATGTGAATGTTTAAACTTACCAGAAGTAGCTGCTTATTGGCAGCAAGTTATCAGCTTAAATGATTACCAAAAGACCAGATTCACTCGGAAAGTTATTGAATCACTCTTTAATACAGTTTCGGATAAAAAAATAGCTATACTTGGCTTCTCATTTAAGAAAAACACCGGTGACACTAGAGAGTCTCCTGCTATACTTGTTTCTAAGACATTATTAGACGAGGGAGCCAAACTGCACATCTACGATCCGAAAGTAGAGAAAGAACAGATGTTATATGAACTAACGCATCCATCTGTAACGTCTGAGCCTGAATCGGTAAAGAAGAATGTTGAAATTCATGACTCAGCGTATTCAGCGGTCACGGGAGCACATGCTATAGTGCTTTGCACAGAATGGGACGAGTTTAAAGAGTTGGATTATAAGAAGATATTTGATGTGATGATGAAACCAGCATACTTGTTTGACGGGAGGAAGATATTGGACCATGACGCGCTGCTGGAGATTGGGTTCCATGTTCAGACTATCGGGAAAAGGCTGTCGCGGTCGAGCAGCATCAGGGCACAGGGCAGCCAGACTTCATAG